In Leptospiraceae bacterium, a genomic segment contains:
- a CDS encoding alpha/beta fold hydrolase, translating into MNLKSMLSAYSSEIRVLEQDSRMLRTIEKTPSLRSYRPPFWCRNAFTQIFWLILRETYYYNKVTYRRIKLNREDGGTVCIDIAESNHLRKDAPIVIFLHTITGSSNALNSFVRYANKRAWRAIVLNRRGHEEILTSPNFNLMGDVDDTVAMIEKVKELFPESKFLSAVGISAGSGQVVSYIGREAENVGISAAVSLCPAYDIGQAFENLDKRYPLVASLLLKRIKNYFLKSNEEILKNEKGFQEALEAKTLHDFVQVISPMAGSENWEAYLQQHNPMSHFQNNHIPCLILNSLDDPICIKENIPDLKHSNYALVLTKYGSHIAFAEGLFGQGSWMERITMDFLESCLELGHSK; encoded by the coding sequence ATGAATCTCAAATCGATGTTAAGTGCTTATTCATCAGAAATTCGGGTTTTGGAACAGGATTCCCGGATGCTCCGTACTATAGAAAAAACACCTTCTTTAAGATCTTACCGGCCTCCTTTTTGGTGCAGGAATGCATTTACCCAAATTTTCTGGCTAATCTTGCGGGAAACCTATTATTATAATAAAGTTACTTATAGAAGGATTAAACTTAACAGAGAAGATGGAGGAACTGTTTGCATTGATATTGCCGAATCTAATCATCTAAGAAAAGATGCACCTATTGTTATTTTTCTGCATACTATTACCGGGAGTTCCAATGCCTTGAATAGCTTTGTCCGCTATGCAAACAAAAGAGCTTGGAGGGCTATTGTTTTAAATCGTAGAGGTCATGAAGAAATCCTGACCAGTCCCAATTTCAATTTGATGGGAGATGTGGATGATACGGTAGCCATGATTGAGAAGGTAAAAGAGTTATTTCCTGAAAGTAAATTTTTATCAGCTGTAGGGATCTCTGCCGGGAGCGGACAGGTTGTTTCTTATATCGGAAGAGAAGCCGAAAATGTAGGAATATCGGCTGCTGTATCTCTTTGTCCTGCGTATGATATAGGGCAGGCTTTTGAAAATTTGGATAAACGCTATCCGCTGGTAGCTTCTCTTTTATTAAAACGTATCAAAAATTATTTTCTAAAATCCAATGAAGAAATATTAAAAAATGAAAAAGGCTTTCAGGAGGCCTTAGAGGCGAAAACCCTGCATGATTTCGTTCAAGTTATTTCGCCTATGGCCGGTTCGGAAAACTGGGAAGCTTATCTACAGCAGCATAATCCTATGTCACATTTTCAGAATAACCATATCCCCTGTCTTATCCTAAATAGCCTTGACGACCCAATCTGTATAAAAGAAAACATTCCCGATCTAAAACATTCAAACTACGCCCTGGTTCTAACGAAATATGGTTCTCATATTGCTTTTGCTGAAGGACTATTCGGGCAGGGTTCCTGGATGGAGAGAATTACTATGGATTTTTTAGAATCCTGTTTGGAATTGGGACATTCAAAGTGA
- a CDS encoding HAMP domain-containing protein, translating into MIKEWKISNKLYMFSASFFMVLLLTGMFSTWGSFKIKHSIDLTIDSSLLHTQQLAQINALMDENFQNVLLSTYHDPRIKESERHRKDHDINFHIQKQQKTTEKLNALWDEFYSSNLSQEEKIYADEFRKHRDEKVKKSYDQVSRLMKEEKYDELRLFSVETMLPQYKQSKEYFNRILELKIKLGKHEGEVSRDTYYITTILIILVFIISCFILIFLSKKIIVSIVQPLNDLSKIAKEISTGNLNIRLDEFKSENEIGQLYKSFETMINSFKVQANSLEEISNGNLQIEIKLASEKDTMGLSLQRLKESLVRIISEVQNSVTYISQGSQQISTSAQEIAVSSSSQAAAVEEISQSIQEITDSIQTNTKNAINTEKIAIQAARDTKDSGESVSNTVKAMKEIATKISIIQEIAGQTNLLAINAAIEAARAGEQGRGFAVVASEVQKLAERSQAASVEITNLTASSMQVSDLAGQKLLKLAPEIQKTADLVQQISEASTEQSSGVEQVNVAIQKLESDVQKNASISEELAAVSEQSFAQMEQLRMTVFFFKIRSEEFASQSNTFQKENNKFSNYTVR; encoded by the coding sequence GTGATTAAAGAATGGAAGATTTCCAATAAACTTTATATGTTTTCCGCCAGTTTTTTTATGGTCCTCTTACTCACCGGTATGTTTAGTACCTGGGGTTCTTTTAAAATTAAGCATAGTATTGATCTTACCATAGATAGTAGCCTACTCCACACCCAACAATTAGCCCAGATCAATGCACTGATGGATGAAAACTTTCAGAATGTTCTACTCAGTACGTATCATGATCCCCGGATCAAGGAAAGCGAAAGACACAGAAAAGATCACGATATTAACTTCCATATACAAAAACAACAGAAAACTACAGAGAAACTGAATGCCTTATGGGATGAATTTTACAGCTCTAATCTATCACAGGAAGAAAAAATCTATGCAGATGAGTTTCGTAAGCATAGAGACGAAAAAGTTAAAAAATCTTACGATCAAGTTTCTCGATTAATGAAAGAAGAAAAATATGATGAGCTTCGCTTATTCTCTGTTGAAACGATGCTACCCCAGTATAAGCAGAGTAAAGAGTATTTTAACAGAATCCTGGAACTTAAAATTAAATTAGGCAAGCATGAGGGAGAAGTATCGAGGGATACCTATTATATTACAACCATATTGATTATCCTGGTTTTTATCATAAGTTGTTTTATTCTAATTTTCTTATCTAAAAAAATCATTGTATCTATTGTTCAGCCTCTCAATGATTTATCCAAAATTGCAAAAGAAATTTCAACCGGTAATCTGAATATTCGACTGGATGAATTTAAGTCAGAAAACGAAATCGGACAATTGTATAAATCCTTCGAAACCATGATAAACTCCTTCAAAGTTCAGGCAAACTCTTTAGAAGAAATATCAAATGGAAATCTTCAAATTGAGATAAAACTTGCCAGTGAAAAAGATACGATGGGCCTTTCCTTGCAACGATTGAAAGAATCTCTTGTAAGAATTATTTCTGAAGTTCAGAACTCTGTTACCTATATTTCTCAGGGTTCCCAGCAGATTAGCACCTCAGCTCAGGAGATTGCGGTTAGCTCCAGTTCTCAAGCTGCTGCCGTAGAAGAAATTTCCCAATCCATTCAGGAAATTACAGATAGCATTCAGACCAATACAAAAAATGCAATCAATACAGAAAAAATTGCGATACAGGCAGCCAGGGATACCAAGGATAGTGGTGAGTCTGTAAGCAACACGGTAAAAGCCATGAAAGAAATTGCTACAAAGATTTCTATTATCCAGGAAATAGCCGGGCAGACAAACCTACTTGCCATTAATGCAGCCATAGAAGCAGCACGTGCGGGAGAACAGGGACGTGGTTTTGCGGTGGTTGCATCCGAAGTGCAAAAATTAGCCGAGCGCAGCCAGGCTGCTTCAGTAGAAATCACCAATCTTACGGCTTCCAGTATGCAGGTTTCTGATCTGGCAGGTCAGAAGTTATTAAAATTGGCTCCGGAAATTCAAAAGACAGCAGACCTTGTTCAACAAATTTCGGAAGCTTCTACAGAACAAAGTTCGGGAGTTGAACAGGTAAATGTTGCCATTCAGAAGTTAGAATCAGATGTTCAAAAAAATGCCAGTATTTCGGAAGAATTGGCTGCTGTTTCGGAACAATCTTTTGCTCAAATGGAACAACTTCGAATGACCGTATTTTTCTTTAAAATTCGTTCAGAAGAGTTCGCATCCCAATCAAATACCTTTCAGAAGGAAAATAATAAATTCTCCAATTATACAGTAAGGTAG
- a CDS encoding chemotaxis protein CheW, with the protein MRTENHYSIFAKSDFYYCVSIEYVREVIKTNSLIITPAQTIGLVGFLDFRNSLCPVLDINAIIQNKKWEEKPIGPYSLMVLEYESTLFAVLIDRFVESLGTDGENGSSEFSFNNKNGQLLIDKTFRYKGMALNRISLEYVKSVILANIKSSGPQQDTINLKIETYEDSGDEIEMICFGIDHLRFGIPITDLVEVIEGYSVEPLFRIHPFLRGLINLRGQIIACVDISQVIGLPPP; encoded by the coding sequence ATGCGAACAGAAAACCATTATTCCATTTTTGCAAAGTCAGATTTCTACTATTGCGTATCTATTGAATATGTAAGAGAAGTAATAAAAACGAATAGTTTAATCATAACTCCGGCTCAAACAATAGGCTTAGTAGGATTTCTTGATTTTAGGAATTCTCTATGTCCCGTTCTGGATATTAATGCAATTATTCAAAATAAAAAGTGGGAAGAAAAACCTATAGGACCTTACAGTCTGATGGTTTTGGAATATGAATCCACTCTCTTTGCCGTTTTGATAGATCGTTTTGTTGAGTCCTTAGGTACGGACGGAGAAAATGGAAGTTCTGAATTTTCCTTCAATAATAAAAATGGGCAATTGTTAATTGATAAAACTTTTCGTTATAAAGGAATGGCATTAAATCGTATAAGTTTAGAATATGTAAAATCTGTTATATTAGCGAATATAAAAAGTTCCGGTCCACAGCAAGATACCATAAATTTAAAAATTGAAACCTATGAAGATAGTGGAGATGAAATAGAGATGATCTGCTTCGGAATAGACCATCTCCGATTTGGCATTCCTATTACAGATTTAGTAGAAGTGATAGAGGGTTATAGTGTTGAGCCATTATTTCGTATCCACCCTTTTCTTCGCGGACTTATTAATTTAAGAGGACAGATAATTGCCTGTGTAGATATATCCCAGGTGATAGGTCTCCCCCCCCCGTAA
- a CDS encoding chemotaxis protein CheW — protein sequence MEEKNQYILLQDNNRDLALCIDAISKKQKFKRNQIQNIESIFSGELADYLLGIIETQPDRIFVISGPKIFASKYLLPYQE from the coding sequence ATGGAAGAAAAAAATCAATATATTCTATTGCAGGATAATAATCGTGATCTGGCGCTATGTATTGATGCTATATCCAAAAAACAAAAATTCAAACGCAATCAAATTCAAAATATTGAATCTATCTTTTCCGGTGAACTGGCTGATTATCTTTTAGGCATAATTGAAACCCAACCCGATAGAATTTTCGTTATCTCCGGTCCAAAAATATTTGCCAGTAAATATCTCTTACCATATCAGGAGTAA
- a CDS encoding hybrid sensor histidine kinase/response regulator, with product MKYQEQIFDCKDSDKKTFSSLKYGEEILHFIKQLDKLILKQQEALNQLNLEVDKDEIFDNLYRSNHILYGMAKIYEIPKIEHLLEILDFIFDLARRSKTTEIYSLGYLITLFHQKILDLVAELQHSNTISIDVSDLIEESKNYLLSPLNQWTESPFQEVVSTPVSESQAEKVETAEEPIQPPIQVLNNILTSSTIEIPYDDEPEPLNVPLDKLGMISEFYEENMEILGNFANSLLEIENSDDQTELINSLFRMIHTVKGGARLLNIKKLECLSHSMENLLDLIRQRKLFITSEAVDLLLDCKSALTEMMEETASRGPFSTRIRPYIERLQALINGKSQASSSTSSQAQVPTSPSTPSIIQNNTEKPTSDKDKGKNAESLRVSSEKLDEVLNTASEIFIGRIRFQNEISAIHNFTKSFKSTLDRTSELQKSRILAKMEIHIPEFAEEIKRFIDSGKKHSRSVETLLSNLFSKVVTRIMPENTGMEMSLHEELNLNYLTIVEIQKQLQKNLETLEQLSTRLQNGAMSFRMVPISNLFERFPLQLRDMAKMVGKKIKVNIIGGDTELDKVLINKLADPLLHMLRNSIDHGIEFPEDRAQAGKPETGTITLETYYHGSYAVIEIRDDGKGIDADRILEKSMERGLIQENQQGKITRTEILEMIFLPGFSTNDKVTELSGRGVGMDVVKTAINQLHGTVEIESQIGKGTCFKLKLPLTLAIVKILLVQESSYQFALPILNIVTLITVKRQDIKHIENRLIINYQGQTIPVASLSSILDFPQSRFQNEKIHMVVLNENNRLIGILVDSVLGRQEILIKSLGRFLTKVPFVMGCTILRDSRLVLILDPRQIAEAVKQSDMINKNPIGLPKIERKNRHTILIVDDSFIQRENLKAIFKNTDYDVETAENGFDALKTCRNKTYSAFCVDIMMPLMDGYEFVERLRKIDIYRNTLIFLITSKDIDQLRISNLNITSVFQKPVNGEELISILNDRLQKKVGI from the coding sequence ATGAAATACCAGGAACAAATCTTTGATTGCAAGGATAGCGATAAAAAAACCTTCAGTTCCTTAAAATATGGAGAAGAAATTTTACATTTTATTAAACAGCTTGATAAATTGATATTAAAACAACAGGAAGCATTAAATCAATTAAATCTGGAAGTAGATAAGGATGAGATATTCGATAACTTATACAGAAGTAACCATATCCTTTATGGCATGGCTAAAATTTATGAGATTCCTAAAATAGAGCATCTTTTAGAAATTTTGGATTTTATTTTTGACCTGGCTCGACGGAGCAAGACTACCGAAATTTATTCTCTGGGATATCTAATAACTTTATTCCACCAAAAAATTCTTGATCTTGTAGCTGAATTACAGCATTCAAATACTATATCTATTGATGTATCCGACTTAATAGAGGAGAGTAAAAACTATTTATTATCTCCTTTGAACCAATGGACAGAATCACCGTTTCAGGAAGTAGTTTCGACACCGGTATCTGAGAGTCAAGCAGAAAAAGTAGAAACAGCAGAAGAGCCCATTCAGCCTCCAATTCAAGTATTAAATAATATTCTAACAAGTAGTACTATTGAAATTCCTTATGATGATGAACCGGAACCTTTAAATGTGCCTCTGGATAAACTGGGAATGATTAGCGAGTTTTATGAAGAAAATATGGAAATTTTAGGAAACTTTGCTAACTCTCTTCTTGAGATTGAAAATTCTGATGATCAGACGGAGTTAATCAATTCTTTATTTCGCATGATTCATACAGTAAAGGGAGGTGCACGACTACTGAATATTAAGAAATTAGAATGTCTTTCCCATTCAATGGAAAACTTACTTGATCTTATTCGACAAAGAAAACTATTCATTACATCAGAAGCTGTTGATTTATTACTGGACTGTAAATCTGCTCTTACGGAAATGATGGAAGAAACAGCCTCTCGGGGCCCGTTTAGTACACGTATTCGTCCTTATATAGAACGCTTGCAGGCTTTGATTAACGGAAAAAGCCAGGCTTCTTCTTCCACATCATCACAGGCACAGGTTCCGACCTCTCCTTCGACTCCTTCAATAATACAGAATAATACAGAAAAACCTACATCAGATAAAGATAAGGGAAAAAATGCAGAATCTCTCAGAGTGAGTTCCGAAAAATTAGATGAAGTATTGAATACGGCATCAGAGATTTTTATAGGAAGAATTCGATTTCAAAATGAAATTTCTGCTATTCATAATTTTACAAAATCCTTCAAATCCACTCTGGATAGAACTTCAGAACTTCAGAAATCTCGCATATTAGCAAAAATGGAAATTCATATTCCGGAATTTGCCGAGGAAATAAAACGATTCATCGACTCCGGTAAAAAGCATAGTCGAAGTGTGGAAACACTATTATCGAACCTCTTCTCAAAGGTAGTAACTCGAATCATGCCGGAAAACACGGGCATGGAAATGTCTCTACACGAAGAACTGAATCTTAACTACTTAACAATAGTCGAAATTCAAAAACAACTTCAGAAAAATTTGGAAACTCTGGAGCAATTATCAACCAGACTGCAAAATGGTGCCATGAGCTTTCGGATGGTTCCCATTTCCAATTTATTTGAACGCTTTCCACTACAATTACGTGATATGGCAAAAATGGTAGGGAAAAAGATTAAAGTAAATATCATAGGAGGGGATACAGAACTTGATAAAGTTCTTATAAATAAACTGGCAGATCCGCTTCTTCACATGTTAAGGAATTCCATTGATCATGGAATTGAGTTTCCGGAAGACAGGGCTCAGGCAGGAAAACCCGAAACCGGAACGATAACACTTGAAACCTATTATCATGGTTCCTATGCAGTAATAGAAATTCGTGATGATGGAAAGGGGATTGATGCAGATCGTATATTAGAAAAATCTATGGAAAGGGGATTGATTCAAGAAAATCAACAGGGAAAGATTACCAGGACTGAGATCCTGGAAATGATATTCTTACCCGGTTTTTCTACAAATGATAAAGTTACTGAACTATCCGGAAGAGGTGTCGGAATGGATGTGGTAAAAACAGCTATTAATCAACTCCATGGAACTGTAGAAATTGAGAGCCAGATCGGAAAAGGTACCTGCTTTAAGCTTAAGCTCCCTTTAACATTAGCTATTGTTAAAATACTTTTAGTTCAGGAATCCTCTTACCAATTCGCCCTTCCTATCTTAAATATAGTAACTCTGATTACAGTAAAACGACAGGACATTAAGCACATAGAGAATCGTTTAATTATTAATTATCAGGGACAAACAATTCCTGTAGCAAGCTTATCCAGTATACTGGACTTCCCCCAAAGTCGATTTCAAAATGAAAAAATTCATATGGTAGTTTTGAATGAAAATAATCGTTTAATTGGTATTTTAGTAGATTCTGTATTAGGAAGACAGGAGATTCTAATTAAAAGTTTGGGACGTTTTCTTACCAAAGTTCCTTTTGTGATGGGTTGTACTATTTTACGAGACAGTCGCTTGGTTTTAATTCTCGACCCGCGTCAAATTGCAGAAGCAGTAAAACAGTCAGACATGATAAATAAGAATCCGATAGGTTTACCTAAAATTGAAAGAAAAAATCGTCATACCATTTTAATCGTAGATGATTCTTTTATTCAAAGAGAAAATTTAAAAGCCATTTTTAAAAATACAGATTATGATGTGGAAACGGCAGAAAACGGATTTGATGCTCTCAAAACCTGTCGTAATAAAACATATTCTGCATTTTGTGTAGATATTATGATGCCGCTTATGGATGGATATGAATTTGTTGAGCGCCTCAGAAAAATAGATATTTATCGGAATACATTAATTTTCTTAATTACCAGTAAAGATATTGATCAGTTACGGATTTCTAACCTAAACATAACTTCCGTTTTTCAAAAACCTGTAAATGGAGAGGAATTGATATCTATTTTAAATGATCGTCTGCAAAAGAAGGTGGGTATATGA
- a CDS encoding response regulator, translating to MNPISKNAKIFFCIENEIYCDYLKTHFKDLHEFFIDYEQLAYQVSEDPQGILILQSDSREYDIIEMCKNLKRLFANNIKILLLSSDYQVYEYAQTAVDSFLQFPISKPELMHAISELSEKKRKILLIDDSKLVHKHICPPLKEEGYEVYSAMDGQEGLEMAEKIFPDLIISDIEMPRLNGFEVCLAIRKSPRLSDVPIIMSSTLGSASDQRKGFAAGVDEYITKPVNIPDLISRLDKIFKRNLSGRENILVIEPDANIARNITKPLIKQGFSPRVCANIGEAIKILRRFTYQLVISEAELSDGSVIELLKAMSVLPKNQNSILLVITDQNNQTEVKMVMQAGAKGVILKPFTQDNLLVHVERSIANKKVELEKAQIEKYISKASRKMALEKSILSGSESTSRAYHKNVTIFFSDIKNFTSRCERYSPKEIVQQINALFSAMTQAIQKTGGDVDKFIGDACMAFWMEDDLDKSSFAALGFMAQIHEELEKLNDTNPQLKQDPIKLRMGLNTGQAILCDIGAAESRIDLTIIGDTVNLAARLESAAKQYGLDNLVSEFSLHPHFEHFSARPIDLVKVKGKEKPVEVYELMGTIDSIQPEQKTLIQVFSRAIAEYRNGNFKAALEFFCQTLPLEHHPEELNPSSVMIKRCEQLLETPPENWDGIWTLTTK from the coding sequence ATGAATCCTATATCTAAAAATGCAAAAATATTTTTTTGTATTGAAAACGAAATTTATTGTGACTATCTAAAAACGCATTTTAAAGATCTGCATGAGTTTTTTATTGATTATGAACAACTCGCCTATCAGGTTTCGGAAGATCCGCAGGGGATACTTATACTACAATCAGATAGTCGAGAATATGATATTATTGAAATGTGCAAAAATTTAAAACGTCTATTTGCTAATAATATAAAGATTCTATTACTTTCCTCGGATTATCAAGTTTATGAATATGCTCAAACAGCTGTAGACTCTTTTTTACAATTTCCAATATCCAAACCAGAGCTGATGCATGCCATCAGTGAACTATCCGAGAAAAAGAGAAAAATTCTATTAATAGATGATTCGAAATTAGTACATAAACATATTTGCCCTCCTTTAAAGGAAGAAGGTTATGAAGTTTACTCTGCGATGGATGGCCAGGAAGGTCTGGAAATGGCAGAGAAAATTTTTCCTGATTTGATTATATCTGATATTGAAATGCCCCGCTTAAACGGTTTCGAGGTCTGTTTGGCTATCCGGAAAAGTCCTCGTTTAAGTGATGTTCCAATTATCATGTCCAGTACCTTAGGTTCAGCATCGGATCAGAGGAAGGGGTTTGCTGCCGGGGTTGATGAGTATATTACAAAACCCGTAAATATTCCGGATCTCATCAGTCGTTTGGACAAAATTTTTAAACGGAATTTGAGTGGACGTGAAAACATTTTAGTTATAGAACCGGATGCAAATATTGCTCGAAACATTACAAAACCCTTAATTAAGCAGGGCTTTTCTCCAAGAGTATGTGCGAATATAGGAGAAGCTATTAAAATACTCAGACGTTTTACATATCAATTAGTTATAAGTGAAGCCGAATTATCAGATGGCAGTGTTATTGAATTGCTAAAAGCGATGTCAGTTTTGCCCAAAAATCAGAATAGTATTCTTCTGGTAATTACTGACCAAAACAATCAAACAGAAGTCAAGATGGTAATGCAGGCAGGAGCAAAAGGAGTCATTCTAAAACCTTTTACCCAGGATAACCTTCTTGTACATGTAGAACGAAGTATTGCAAATAAAAAAGTAGAATTAGAAAAAGCTCAAATAGAAAAATATATATCAAAAGCTTCCAGAAAAATGGCTCTGGAAAAATCGATACTTTCAGGTTCAGAAAGTACCAGTAGGGCTTATCACAAAAATGTAACTATCTTCTTCAGTGATATAAAAAATTTTACAAGCCGTTGTGAACGATATTCTCCTAAGGAGATTGTGCAACAAATTAATGCTTTATTTTCTGCGATGACCCAGGCCATTCAAAAAACCGGTGGTGATGTGGATAAATTTATTGGTGATGCCTGCATGGCTTTTTGGATGGAGGATGATTTAGATAAATCTTCTTTCGCTGCCCTTGGATTTATGGCTCAAATCCATGAAGAATTAGAAAAGCTTAATGATACAAATCCTCAACTAAAGCAAGATCCAATAAAACTCCGAATGGGACTCAATACGGGTCAGGCAATATTATGCGACATTGGGGCTGCTGAGTCCCGTATCGACCTTACTATTATAGGTGACACAGTCAATCTGGCAGCTCGTTTAGAGTCTGCTGCCAAACAATACGGCCTGGATAACCTGGTGAGTGAATTTTCCTTACATCCACATTTTGAACACTTTTCCGCAAGACCCATAGACCTGGTGAAAGTTAAAGGAAAAGAGAAACCGGTAGAAGTATATGAACTTATGGGAACTATCGATTCGATTCAGCCGGAACAGAAAACATTAATCCAAGTTTTTAGCCGGGCTATTGCTGAATACAGGAACGGAAATTTTAAAGCTGCCCTGGAGTTTTTTTGCCAGACATTACCCTTAGAGCATCATCCTGAAGAATTAAATCCATCTTCAGTAATGATAAAACGCTGTGAACAACTACTGGAAACTCCCCCGGAAAACTGGGATGGAATCTGGACTTTAACCACCAAGTAG
- the bioB gene encoding biotin synthase BioB, which yields MAILLETNGIPREKSIISKEEALSILDGTVDLTTALDRAYTFRKKYFSKTVQIHILDNIKNGYCPEDCGYCAQRKDANSGVQNYPLKPVEEIYKEAVEAKENGAYRFCMVTSGTGPGSAYLDKIIPVIEKINTELNMKVCLSAGFLDEEKALRLKNAGLDRYNHNINTSEGNYSNICSTHGYGDRLETLEILKTTGIGICSGLIVGMGESFEEMIDLAFELKRLGAQSIPVNFFIPVAGHAIKNLNQLNPELCIRILCVFRLVNPDAEIRIGAGREGHLRGLQSMGLYPANSLFASGYLNVKGSEMHETVKMIRDAGFEPELESGKLSDYEEENHLYSEENIKNLYKYRAE from the coding sequence ATGGCAATTTTATTAGAAACAAATGGTATCCCACGAGAAAAAAGTATTATCAGCAAGGAAGAAGCCCTGTCTATTTTGGATGGCACTGTAGATCTTACCACCGCCCTGGATAGAGCCTATACTTTCCGAAAAAAATATTTCTCTAAAACTGTACAAATTCATATTCTCGATAACATAAAAAATGGTTATTGTCCGGAAGACTGCGGCTACTGTGCCCAGAGAAAAGATGCCAATTCCGGGGTACAAAATTATCCACTAAAACCAGTAGAAGAAATTTATAAAGAAGCTGTAGAAGCTAAGGAAAATGGAGCCTATCGTTTTTGCATGGTGACTTCCGGTACAGGCCCCGGTTCAGCCTATCTCGATAAAATTATTCCCGTAATTGAAAAAATCAATACAGAACTGAACATGAAAGTCTGCCTATCCGCCGGTTTCTTAGATGAAGAAAAAGCTCTAAGGTTAAAAAATGCGGGATTAGATAGATACAATCATAATATAAACACATCTGAAGGTAATTATTCTAATATTTGTAGTACCCATGGATATGGAGACAGGCTTGAGACACTTGAAATTTTGAAAACCACCGGTATAGGGATTTGTAGCGGTCTGATTGTGGGTATGGGAGAAAGTTTCGAAGAAATGATAGATCTGGCTTTTGAACTAAAGCGTCTCGGAGCACAATCTATCCCTGTGAATTTCTTTATTCCGGTTGCAGGACATGCCATTAAGAATTTGAATCAACTAAACCCGGAACTTTGCATTCGTATTCTTTGTGTATTTCGATTGGTCAACCCGGATGCAGAAATTCGCATCGGAGCCGGTAGAGAAGGACATTTACGAGGTCTTCAATCTATGGGTTTATATCCCGCAAATTCCCTTTTTGCTTCCGGATATTTGAATGTGAAGGGAAGTGAAATGCACGAAACGGTAAAAATGATCCGGGATGCAGGCTTTGAACCGGAATTAGAAAGTGGGAAACTTTCTGACTACGAGGAAGAAAATCATCTTTATTCCGAAGAGAATATAAAGAATTTGTATAAATATCGCGCTGAATAA